In Heteronotia binoei isolate CCM8104 ecotype False Entrance Well chromosome 5, APGP_CSIRO_Hbin_v1, whole genome shotgun sequence, the DNA window TAAAATGCTTAAATATGAGTGTGTCGGTAAGTGCTGGTGTTTAGCCTCCAGGGTTTCCCtgagttttaaaattatttctgagACCTCTGTTACTTCTAAAACCATTTTCTGTAAGCCCCACAATGTGAAATTGTTTTGCCTGATGAAAGAAGCTGCCAGTGAAATCCTTAAGAGTTAGCTAGAATCTCAAGGCATGTGTATAACTGTTCGGATCTTTCTCTGAAGTTTTTGCCTCTGACCCTTTGACAGCAAACTAGGAGCCCTTTAGCTGCCCTCAAGTTAGAGAAAAATTCTTACTCTGCACAGGATTTCTTTGTCCACATATAGTTCATTTGAACAGTAGCTTTGCTGCCCCCTCTGTGGACAAAAGCCATCAGATTTTTATCAAGGATTAGCAAATACAGTTAAAGTAGCAAGcactttgtttttaaataatgcaCTCGTTCTTAAGTCTTCTCTTTTCAGTATTTGTGGACTCAAAGCAAATTTCTTTAACAAATTTCTTTCATTTCCTTAGAGGTAATGTGACTAAATGGCTTGTATGAAACTGATTAAGATAGTGTGCAAGTTCCATCGCATGGGTTCCATGACAGCACAAGAGTCCAGGTTTAAGTCTTAAACTATAATATCGTAAACTGTAATATCTACCATATGTCCATATCCCACAATCccaaaagttttatttatttacttgactttatagcctacctttcttgctgagactcaaggcagattgcaaaCTATCAAAAACAATTATCTTGGACAGCATagaacatccaataaacaatgtaaTAGAACTGGGATTACATCATTAGAAAACAAACCGCCTGAGGTGTGACATACTGTGTTGCAGAAAATGAATTACAAATGTTGAAGCcaatgcagtaaaaaaaaaaatgggtgcaTGCAATAAACAGGTTGCATGAGGCTACAATTATAGAAGCATTTTCCTGGGTTGTTCCATTATACAACAGTTCTGTAATCCTTTTATAACTGTGCCCTCCTGGACATTTCTGTTTCGTGCATTCTGCAAAATGATAGAAGCGTGGGGTCCTTTCTTACGTTCTCTGGCAGGCTGCTTCACAAGgtaggagccacaacagagaatgtacAAGTAGAGGCAGTGGGCTGGTCTTTCCTGTTTACAGGCTGGTATCCTCAAAAGGTCCATTTGCAGAGTGGCAGCCTCAGAAGGTTTTCCTCAGACCAGTTAAGTAGGACAGGCAGTGTTTAATTTTGTATTGCAATCAGTAATTTAAGTTTATGATGCAAGTTTTTGTAATAATGAAGTGTgcgtgtatttttttttaaatttaacagAGAGAGAATTTGATCCTGATATCTACTGTGGTGTCATTGACGTAGAAACCAAGAAACCCTGTACTAGGTCTTTGACATGCAAGGTAGGGATGCCTTCCTGCTGAATTATCTTTTCTAAATATTGGGGCAGAAGTCAAAGTAGCTTAGCTCATTCAATCTCTAAAAGCAGTTTAGAAAATTATGCAATGTAGGCTAATAAAAAGAATCAGAGGAGGACATAAATTCTAGGTTTATTTCAgagagttttgttgttgttagacTGTGTTCAGACATTACAGCCACTTTGGCTGGGTTGCTCAGGTCCAAATGTAATGTTTTCTTTGAGACAACTGCCTACTGGTGAGAACCATTTCTCGTGCCCCAGTTGCTGCCTTCTGGGAAATACCTTTCAGCCACAGTTCTGATTCTGCCACAGAAATCCCTTTAGCAGCTCTCAGCATGTTAGAATCAGCTGGATGACTTTAtgtggtggtggcgggggggaggtgcTCAGTCAGTCCTGGTTGCCACAGACAATCTTCGGACTGGAATAAGCTGCACCCCGCTCACCTGCCTGCATTCCTCCAGCTTTAAATGCAGCTCTTCACGGTTTTATTTGAATGAATTTTTTCACCATTGGTCATTATGCGCAAAACCCATCATAACCTAGAAAAATAAGTTTaaaagcaggcatttccctcccccttcattGGAATAGGAAATGAGCGGGTTATAATAACTTCACTGCAGTTCTGTGGAGACTTATTGGCTCCAGGGGACATCCCAAAGGTTTAGTGAAACAGGAGCTCTGTTTCCACAGGGCTGCTTTGATTCAAGGCATTCTGATGAGAAAATTTAAATGATGAAGATTTTGATGCAGGAACTGAAAATGATGAAACATGAAGCAACAGAAAAACAAacttgaagtgctctgaatgataCCTGTTTTATTTGAGGGATGTGTGTAAGAGAGCACAGATATCACCGCTCTGTATCCAGGCTAATACTCCTCTCCTTATTTTTCTTACTCTGTCGGATGATTTGCAGTTTTGCGTCTGCAGCCAGAGTTGGACATGGAGTGCTTTAGATGCAATTTAGGAATATTTATGCTGAGCAGAGTGATAACTTGCACATGACACCCTTTGGTTGCAGTGCTCCTGGACTGTCAGCAGATGGAGCACCAGACACTCCAgattaagcttttttaaaaaaccaccaccacccatctTCAGCATCTAAGTGGATATTCgtctttctttgtttttaatgaCAGCTGTTCCAATATTTCTATCAATCAAACGCTAGAAATTTCACAACAATATTTCTGTAATCTTAATTACACAATCAAATATTAAACCATCTTCTACTTGTACAGCTGATACTGTAACTACTGAATTTGATTGATCACAAAACTCCATTGTGAATTCAGCATCTGTGTGGAACATCCTTGTAATGTTCTATATATGTCTGTCATAAAGAATTTGTGTGTGTCCCTGTGTGGCAGTTCATGTGCTTGCCTCACTTGAGATCTGATCCATGTGGTTAGGACTGCAAGCCTTCTCTCTCCTTGCCTTTTCTTTTCCCCATCCTGGTGCTGCCCAAGAGTTGGACAAGGTTTCCTACTTGGCCAGATCTACTCTACCCTACTTTCCACTCTCCCAGTGCTCCTTCATTTAGTCCTCATTTCAAACATAGGGCAGCATTCAGGTGGTGTAAGCAGCACTTTGAAGCCACATTTTGGCATCTCTTGTGTTATTGCCAGACCTTTCGCTCACCTAGAAGTACAAGCTACATGGAAGGCCCTGCTCTTGATCGCTCCAGTAGCCTGTATTTTCCCTCTTACTATTACTTTTTCCTGTTCCCTTATTACTTATATTAAAGGCCAGGTAAGTTAACCATACTGCATCTTTGTATGTCACCAGCTCAGTCTTCCTAAAAGCAGAGGGCTTGCACCCCAGGCCTGCATAAATATCTTTGTTATTACAGTGCCTGGTAAGATGGTTACTCTTTTTAGTATTCTGGGCTTGTCAGTGTTATGTTATGTCTGTTTTAATTTTCAAATTTCCTATTCACCCTGGTAAGAGCGCTGTTTTTATTCTGATCTGCAGACACATTCCCTAACTCAACGGAGAGCTGTACAGGGTCGAAGGAAACGATTCGATCTGTTACTAGCTGAGCACAAAAGCAAAACCAGGGAAAAAGAACTCCTCCGCCATTTGGATCATCATCAGCAGACGCCCCCTCTCAGGGAACCATATCCCTCACCTTCAAGGACTTCCCAGGAGCTGCACCAAAATTCTCATGGAGCTAATCCTACAGAATCAAAGCCTTTAGTACCTAATAAACCCAAACCTCACACCCCCAGTCTTCCAAGGTAagtaacagtgcaatcccaagTATACTTCCTTGAGAGTAATGTTTGAGTAGGATTCCGAGTAGACGTTTTTGGGATTGCTCTGTAAAGGCTGACCATCATGTGCACATGTCTGGCAGGATTTCTCAAGAGCAGACTTCAGAAATTATAGTGATTTTGAGCATCACGCCTGAGTAAACACTCATCTCTCTGCTCCATTAACATCAGTGCAGCTGCCTCAATCCATACACTTGAGAGGTTTTCTCTCCCCACTCGCTTGGGATGGATTTGTGAGGAGGCATTGTGGCTCAGCGGTTCTGtctcaggtttaatccctggtatctcccGTTAAAAGGGCCATGTCACAGATCAATGTGAAAGAGATGCTGGAGAGTGCCCATTCCAAATAGACAGTGCCGGCGCTCATAAAggtctggctcagtataaggcagcttcatgagttgtCTGGTTTGTACTGCAGCTTGACATGTGAATTGCCACCGAGATACTGGCATTCCACAAACTGCACTTTGAACCTCTGCCACCGTGACCTCAGCCTCTTCCAAATTGGTGTCGGTGTTATATGATAGCTCTGCTTATTGAACTTATCATAGTGGCATGTAATGAAAAAGAATATCTCTTCGATGTTTTCAGTGTAAGGTTGTAGCCCAGATCATGGTGAGCCTTATCTTGCATTTGGGGAAGCCTGAAGTTATCAGTCAAGCACATGTTGAAGGATATGTTTAAATTACTGAAATTACCTTATCTCAGAATTGTTTTTAACAAACGACATATTATATAACCCAGCTGGCTTTCTAGGTGTATGGCGAGTTTGAGAAAATTGCCAAACGTGTGCTTTGTGAGCCAGCCGGTATGTTTTGTGGCAGCTGCAAAACGTACTTATGTACTCATAGAATGTAGCATCAGTTTACACAGTATTTTCCCACACAACTGTGGGGATGGTTCTCATGGAGAAAAAGTAATGATGACAAAAATGGCTCTGTGAATCAACCTTACAATTAAGTGTTCTTGTTGTCCAACTTATCAACTTGCCAGTAAGCCACATAAGGAAAAAAGGTGCCAGGTGACAGCTTTATTATTATACAAAGTCCCTATGCATTTTGCCGTAAAAGCTTCATTGGGGGATCAGAGAGTTCAGTTTGTTCTGGACCTTTTCTTTCCACAGCAATTAAGAACTTAATTGCTTTTACAAGGGAAACACATAGGGAATTTATATAGTAATAAAGCTGTCACCTAGCatctcttttccttttttgtttgctGGCATGTTGCTTCCATCCACCTTACCAAAAGCTAGAAGCATTAGAATGGGGTAAAGTATTGTGCTTTGCCTTCAGATGTGGTGTGTACTTGGCTTGAAAGAGCCACTTCTCTTGAACCTGTTTggcagttctttttttccctcaGAGCTAAGCTGAACTGGGAGACCTGGAGTGTCTTGTGCAGAGCTTTGTATGCCCCTTTATCAGTCtgtgttgggggcagggggtaaAGGTGTGGAATGTTGACATGCCCCCCCTTTTTATGGAGCCACACTCCCTGTTATCCCAGTTCTCAAAATGTTCTTTACTGCACAAAAGGAAGAGCAGCTTCTTTCCTTCGCAGCACCTTCTGTCCAGAAGCAGAGGCTGTTCACAGCTGCTAAGCCCAAGTAGTTCCCACCCCCCTTTGGAAGTTGTCATTCTTCCAGTTTGAGGGAAAAAGTCGTAGAATcacagaaccacagagttggaagggatcatacaggccatctagttcaacccccctgctcattgcaggatcagcctagcgcatccctgacaagtgtttgtccagccgctgcttagagactgccagtgaggggaagctcaccacctccctcagtagctggtTCCACAACCTTCACTGTAAAAAACGttttcctaatattgagccagtaCTTTCCCATCCTCAATTTAAACCAATTATTGCAGgtcctgtcctctgctgcccACAGGAACGGCTCCCcgtcctctaagtgacagcccttcaaatacttaaagagagcgaTCATGTCtcccctcttctccagactgaacactcCTCAGTCCCTCAGCCTTTGCCTGTCTCAGGTTGCCAGTAAGGTTTGTCTGTGTGTTGATGTCACTGAGAGCAAACAAAGCTAATGAGCTCTGCATCAGCTTTCTCTGCCCTGTGACTGCAGTACACAAGCAAATCTTGCTGGCCATTGGGACAGCTGAATGGTTTTCCTGAAGAGGATGGATAACtgtttttgaagaaaaatatgTTGCCAACGCAGCAGCCCATCAGGACTGTGAACAGGCCTCAACGTTGGTGGGAAATTTAggagatcccccccccacacacttccaGTTCCTGTCAAACATACTTAGATGTCAAACATTCAACCCAACCTGACTTGTTTTCTGACTGCTCTTCACTTGACCTGCCAGACCTTTGAGCTATTTCCAGTGAATGTCATTTTGCAGGTCCAcaacttttgtttattttatgaaGGCCAtactcctgcctttctgcccttagaAGGGCCACCAGGGTAGCTAACAAATAAGCCTGTTTGCTTGCCAGGTTTCTTTGAAACTGAGCCAAGCAGAATCTTTGGAGTCATGTTACACATGTACATAAAAATGTATCATCTGTCGCTTCAAAGTGAAATGAAAAGTCATTCGGCAAGTGCTGCTTGTTTATTCGGTGATTTCCCTTTTCTGCAGGCCTCCAGGCTGTCCAGCACAGCACAGCGGGAATGCCCCCAGCGAGTCTCCATCAGTCCATGAATCTCCACATGCCCCTTTCCCCGCAACTGAGCCAGCCTCTCGGTTATCCAGCGATGAAGGAGAATGTGATGAAAAAGAAGAGCCTGTTGAAAAACTGGATTGTCTTTATTCTGATCATCATCCTCAACCAGCTGCTGTATGTTCTAAGTTATACTTTGTCCTGAAGTTTGTGAATTCACCGTACTTTTCTTGTTatgttatctggagggaggagaaGTAACAATGTAGCTATGAATGGGTTGTAAAAAGAATTGCTGTTCAGTAAGAGGTACTTTCGTTCCTAAATTAGACATTAAGTTATTTTGAGAAAGGTGTTTGGGTGACTCTCCTGTATGAAGGCAGGGAAAGCTTTAAATAGCAGCATAGGTCTCCGGATAGCAAGTGGGTTTCATTTGTATGGAGACGAGCAGTTTGTAAGTTTTAAGTCTCTCAAATGGAAATTCAGTATTTTCACTatctctgtatcatacagtggtCACAGGAAGTGTGTTCTTTTTGGTCTCACCTGTATTTGATAATATAAATATCCCAGTTTGGAAAAACAGCTTAAATGAAGTATTTTTCTCCAGTTTTGCACATTTGGTAGTCGACAAATTAGAAGAGGATACTATGTGTTTGATAAGCGGTGGAACCATATCCGATGTGCACTTAACACCATGGTGGATAAGCATCTTAACTCTCAGATGTGGAAGTGAGTACAAAGTGAAGAGATTTTaatctgaaatgtttttacttgcATTAAGACGTACACACAGGGTTAAGGGAGGCACCCACTGCAGTTTGAAGAATGGGTCTGAACTGTATTACCAGTTTCTTAAAATAGGGTTCATGTCTATGAGTTGAAGAGATGGCTCTAACACTGGGAGACTCTTGGGAATCACCAAGCAAATTCATTCAACAATAGCTGTTGTCCTGTTGATAGCTTAATCACtctgaggtggtggtgggggggagaggctcataaaaaaaatctttgtatagAAGACCTTTCCAACCCACTTTAACTAGGATCTGGTCATCCAGACTTGGCTGTATGGTTGCGAAATCACAGCATGTCATTCATGTGTGCAGTTTAGGACTTGTGGGGAAGAGGATAGGTAGTTTAGACGAGTTTTTTTGTCCCAAAGTAGATATCTGGAAGCCTAACTATAGTAATCTCCCCTGCATCTTACTGTCGTTGCATCTTGTTGCTTGTCCTTTCCTTCCTTAGGTCTGGAATTGTGTCAGATTTCGCCATGGTAGTACCTTGATACTCAGTAACAGATTGAATGTTGGAAAGGAAAACATTGAAACCACCGATATTCCATTTCCGTCCTCAAACTCTGACACTTAGATGGGGGTGGAGGTGCAGGGCTCATTCTTCACCAGAAGATACAAGGgcagagagggtgaacggggtttGTTATAAatgttcttgtgctttttctgcCACAACAGAAGTATTTACAGGTTCTTCAAGCGGCTCTGTCCAGTCTTGACATGTGACACCTATTTGCATAGGGCTGCCAGCAGGAACTTTACTTTATGGTGGTTCTGTACCTTTTCCATCTCTGCTTTCTTTAAATTGTCCAATTTTATAAGGAAAGATTGGCAAAATTGAGAaagcatgcttttttttttgtttctctgcCCCCTCTTCCAGGAAAATTCCTCCAGCGACAAGCAACACTGCATCCATACGTACTCCGCACCGGACAAGCTCAACGCCTGTGTCGCAGTACAGCGCCAGCACGACAGGTTTTCTCTTACCCCCCACAGCTGCATCTTCACCAGGGCTCGTGTCTCCTTCCTGTTTGTCTCTCAGTGGTAAATCGGTACCATCTCATGGGACTACACTAAACGCCAACCCTGCTAGTTTTGGTGCAGCAGAACCTGCCTGCAGTATGCAATCAAGACAAGTGTCTTCGTCCCCTTCAACACCTCCAGTGCTTTCCTCAGTACCGTCACCTCTGTCCAGCAAACCTCAGAAATTGAAATCCAGCAAGTCTTTTAAGCCTAAGGAACCTTCTTCTAGCAGCGCCAACTGTAACAGTACCGGTAGCAACAGCAGTGGCGGCAGCTCAGGAAAGAAGCGTAAAAACAGTTCTGCGCTGCCGGCACCTTCTTCTCATTCCACAGAGTCCTTTAGGAAAAACTGTGTGGTGAACTCTGGAAACTCTGGGGCTTCTTATCACTCATCTGTGATGTCTTCGTCCCACAGTGTTGGCCTCAACTGTATGACTAGCAAAGCTAACTCAGTTAGCCTGAAACATGACCAATCAGGGAGGGGCCCTCCGACTGGGAGCCCTGCAGAATCGATAAAAAGAATGAGCGTGATGGTGAACAGCGGCGATTCCACTCTCTCGTTGGGACCGTTCATTCACCAGTCCAGCGAACTGACTGTCAACTCGCACAGCGGGTTTTCACATTCTCACCCTTCCCTAGACAAATTcataggaaagaaaagaaaatgctcGCCTGGTTCAAGCAGCataaacagcagcagcaaagcaAACAAGGTTGCCAAATTGCCACCGGTGAACAACATTCACACGAAACACACCGGTGCAATCCCAGGGACGCAAGGACTGATGAATAATTCTATCCTCCATCAGGTATGAAATCTTACTTGGGCCATATTCACAGGCAAATGAGTGACTGTCATTCATCCTCATTCCAAAAACAAAGCTTGCATTTTTTATATTAGTGATAACTTAGGGTTCTTTGAAGGGTAGATGGTGGATAACTTCATTGTATAATTTTGTTTGggggttttattttttaaaaagtgtaatgaactttttaaaaaaaacaaatgtaGTTGCATTCCTCTATCCCATCTATCTGCTTGCTCTGGAAGCTATTGTGTAGCATAGCTTTTCAAAGCTCTTGAAATTTAAATAGGAGTCCGGCAGCACCATAAAGATAATTTATTCCACCACTGGCTTCAGTGAGTAAGAGCTCaaaagaaaagaagggagggTGGGGGACTAAAGCTGGCAAAAAtgctgttagtttttaaggtgctactggacttcagtTAAATTTGGATACAACAACGGACTAACATAG includes these proteins:
- the ATXN7 gene encoding ataxin-7 isoform X2; this translates as MSARAVADVRGEQRRAAAAAASRQQQRRPRHGGGGGGGGGGESGPASTTITTTPASTTPATTAAMATVGERRSLPSPEAMLGQPWSHWVDAAKLHGNDGAALEENFKEYGKNREAMRLCREDMPIFGLCPAHDDFYLVMCNHCNQVVKPQAFQSHYERRHSSSSKPPLTPTSSPIYSLFSSLSSKSKGSSGGGSSRSSSGGGTGASSSSSSKLLKSPKDKLPISGNNRSMHLVQHSKVPHDKIMTVKVEKMHPKIDGALLKPAVGPTCSTTVSSSIKPGLNCPSIPKPPLPSPGQILNGKGLLPVPPYSEKKHDDSTNNRKFLHKRLSEREFDPDIYCGVIDVETKKPCTRSLTCKTHSLTQRRAVQGRRKRFDLLLAEHKSKTREKELLRHLDHHQQTPPLREPYPSPSRTSQELHQNSHGANPTESKPLVPNKPKPHTPSLPRPPGCPAQHSGNAPSESPSVHESPHAPFPATEPASRLSSDEGECDEKEEPVEKLDCLYSDHHPQPAAFCTFGSRQIRRGYYVFDKRWNHIRCALNTMVDKHLNSQMWKKIPPATSNTASIRTPHRTSSTPVSQYSASTTGFLLPPTAASSPGLVSPSCLSLSGKSVPSHGTTLNANPASFGAAEPACSMQSRQVSSSPSTPPVLSSVPSPLSSKPQKLKSSKSFKPKEPSSSSANCNSTGSNSSGGSSGKKRKNSSALPAPSSHSTESFRKNCVVNSGNSGASYHSSVMSSSHSVGLNCMTSKANSVSLKHDQSGRGPPTGSPAESIKRMSVMVNSGDSTLSLGPFIHQSSELTVNSHSGFSHSHPSLDKFIGKKRKCSPGSSSINSSSKANKVAKLPPVNNIHTKHTGAIPGTQGLMNNSILHQPKARP
- the ATXN7 gene encoding ataxin-7 isoform X4; protein product: MEFAEERRHSSSSKPPLTPTSSPIYSLFSSLSSKSKGSSGGGSSRSSSGGGTGASSSSSSKLLKSPKDKLPISGNNRSMHLVQHSKVPHDKIMTVKVEKMHPKIDGALLKPAVGPTCSTTVSSSIKPGLNCPSIPKPPLPSPGQILNGKGLLPVPPYSEKKHDDSTNNRKFLHKRLSEREFDPDIYCGVIDVETKKPCTRSLTCKTHSLTQRRAVQGRRKRFDLLLAEHKSKTREKELLRHLDHHQQTPPLREPYPSPSRTSQELHQNSHGANPTESKPLVPNKPKPHTPSLPRPPGCPAQHSGNAPSESPSVHESPHAPFPATEPASRLSSDEGECDEKEEPVEKLDCLYSDHHPQPAAFCTFGSRQIRRGYYVFDKRWNHIRCALNTMVDKHLNSQMWKKIPPATSNTASIRTPHRTSSTPVSQYSASTTGFLLPPTAASSPGLVSPSCLSLSGKSVPSHGTTLNANPASFGAAEPACSMQSRQVSSSPSTPPVLSSVPSPLSSKPQKLKSSKSFKPKEPSSSSANCNSTGSNSSGGSSGKKRKNSSALPAPSSHSTESFRKNCVVNSGNSGASYHSSVMSSSHSVGLNCMTSKANSVSLKHDQSGRGPPTGSPAESIKRMSVMVNSGDSTLSLGPFIHQSSELTVNSHSGFSHSHPSLDKFIGKKRKCSPGSSSINSSSKANKVAKLPPVNNIHTKHTGAIPGTQGLMNNSILHQPKARP
- the ATXN7 gene encoding ataxin-7 isoform X1; this encodes MQQQQQQRRRQPAAERMSARAVADVRGEQRRAAAAAASRQQQRRPRHGGGGGGGGGGESGPASTTITTTPASTTPATTAAMATVGERRSLPSPEAMLGQPWSHWVDAAKLHGNDGAALEENFKEYGKNREAMRLCREDMPIFGLCPAHDDFYLVMCNHCNQVVKPQAFQSHYERRHSSSSKPPLTPTSSPIYSLFSSLSSKSKGSSGGGSSRSSSGGGTGASSSSSSKLLKSPKDKLPISGNNRSMHLVQHSKVPHDKIMTVKVEKMHPKIDGALLKPAVGPTCSTTVSSSIKPGLNCPSIPKPPLPSPGQILNGKGLLPVPPYSEKKHDDSTNNRKFLHKRLSEREFDPDIYCGVIDVETKKPCTRSLTCKTHSLTQRRAVQGRRKRFDLLLAEHKSKTREKELLRHLDHHQQTPPLREPYPSPSRTSQELHQNSHGANPTESKPLVPNKPKPHTPSLPRPPGCPAQHSGNAPSESPSVHESPHAPFPATEPASRLSSDEGECDEKEEPVEKLDCLYSDHHPQPAAFCTFGSRQIRRGYYVFDKRWNHIRCALNTMVDKHLNSQMWKKIPPATSNTASIRTPHRTSSTPVSQYSASTTGFLLPPTAASSPGLVSPSCLSLSGKSVPSHGTTLNANPASFGAAEPACSMQSRQVSSSPSTPPVLSSVPSPLSSKPQKLKSSKSFKPKEPSSSSANCNSTGSNSSGGSSGKKRKNSSALPAPSSHSTESFRKNCVVNSGNSGASYHSSVMSSSHSVGLNCMTSKANSVSLKHDQSGRGPPTGSPAESIKRMSVMVNSGDSTLSLGPFIHQSSELTVNSHSGFSHSHPSLDKFIGKKRKCSPGSSSINSSSKANKVAKLPPVNNIHTKHTGAIPGTQGLMNNSILHQPKARP
- the ATXN7 gene encoding ataxin-7 isoform X3 is translated as MQQQQQQRRRQPAAERMSARAVADVRGEQRRAAAAAASRQQQRRPRHGGGGGGGGGGESGPASTTITTTPASTTPATTAAMATVGERRSLPSPEAMLGQPWSHWVDAAKLHGNDGAALEENFKEYGKNREAMRLCREERRHSSSSKPPLTPTSSPIYSLFSSLSSKSKGSSGGGSSRSSSGGGTGASSSSSSKLLKSPKDKLPISGNNRSMHLVQHSKVPHDKIMTVKVEKMHPKIDGALLKPAVGPTCSTTVSSSIKPGLNCPSIPKPPLPSPGQILNGKGLLPVPPYSEKKHDDSTNNRKFLHKRLSEREFDPDIYCGVIDVETKKPCTRSLTCKTHSLTQRRAVQGRRKRFDLLLAEHKSKTREKELLRHLDHHQQTPPLREPYPSPSRTSQELHQNSHGANPTESKPLVPNKPKPHTPSLPRPPGCPAQHSGNAPSESPSVHESPHAPFPATEPASRLSSDEGECDEKEEPVEKLDCLYSDHHPQPAAFCTFGSRQIRRGYYVFDKRWNHIRCALNTMVDKHLNSQMWKKIPPATSNTASIRTPHRTSSTPVSQYSASTTGFLLPPTAASSPGLVSPSCLSLSGKSVPSHGTTLNANPASFGAAEPACSMQSRQVSSSPSTPPVLSSVPSPLSSKPQKLKSSKSFKPKEPSSSSANCNSTGSNSSGGSSGKKRKNSSALPAPSSHSTESFRKNCVVNSGNSGASYHSSVMSSSHSVGLNCMTSKANSVSLKHDQSGRGPPTGSPAESIKRMSVMVNSGDSTLSLGPFIHQSSELTVNSHSGFSHSHPSLDKFIGKKRKCSPGSSSINSSSKANKVAKLPPVNNIHTKHTGAIPGTQGLMNNSILHQPKARP